In Pseudomonas alcaliphila JAB1, a single window of DNA contains:
- the mnhG gene encoding monovalent cation/H(+) antiporter subunit G, with amino-acid sequence MNEVQAWLASLLVLSGAVISLLGAIGVLRLPDSYSRMHAASKAGVLGAVLLLGAVALASSGELALEAFIGLLILLASAPLAAHAIARAAHRAGIRPTLGRLGDELEQRNRGGE; translated from the coding sequence ATGAACGAAGTACAAGCCTGGCTGGCCTCGCTGCTGGTACTGAGCGGCGCAGTGATCTCTCTGCTTGGCGCGATTGGAGTGCTGCGCCTGCCCGATAGCTACAGCCGCATGCATGCGGCGAGCAAGGCCGGGGTTCTCGGCGCGGTCCTGTTACTTGGCGCAGTGGCCTTGGCCAGCAGTGGCGAGCTGGCACTGGAGGCCTTTATCGGCCTGCTGATTCTGCTGGCCAGCGCACCGCTGGCCGCTCACGCCATCGCCCGCGCCGCGCACCGCGCCGGCATTCGACCGACGCTGGGGCGGCTGGGTGATGAGCTGGAGCAGCGCAACAGGGGCGGTGAATAG